A region from the Maledivibacter sp. genome encodes:
- a CDS encoding dipeptide/oligopeptide/nickel ABC transporter ATP-binding protein: MLDITHLFKSYEDNPVLKDVSFHLKNKRSIAIVGESGSGKSTIANILLGFEAWNEGDISYKGKSLKFFDKKDWKDYRKDIQPVFQDSHNSLNPRMKVKDLLSEPLRNFTTLRKNQRYKRVEEILSIVDLNPRDGEKYPHTFSTGQQKRINIARAIICDPKMIVLDEGTSGLDPETKNNMIRLIQRLQTSQNITFIMITHDISIAQRLASHIVILKEGMVIEDVEEFEDMYQLKSGYAKQLIDAVPKLKYIGGLK; this comes from the coding sequence ATGCTTGACATTACCCATTTATTTAAAAGCTATGAAGATAATCCTGTACTTAAGGATGTTTCATTTCATCTAAAAAACAAACGAAGCATTGCAATCGTTGGAGAAAGTGGTAGTGGAAAATCTACTATTGCAAATATTTTATTAGGTTTTGAGGCATGGAATGAAGGTGATATTTCATACAAGGGAAAATCCCTAAAGTTCTTTGACAAAAAGGATTGGAAAGACTACAGGAAGGATATACAGCCTGTTTTTCAGGATTCCCATAATAGTCTCAATCCCAGGATGAAGGTTAAAGACCTTTTATCAGAGCCACTGAGGAATTTTACAACTCTTAGGAAGAATCAGCGATATAAGAGGGTAGAAGAAATTCTTTCTATCGTAGATTTAAACCCCAGGGATGGAGAAAAATATCCCCATACCTTCAGTACTGGACAGCAAAAAAGGATTAATATAGCTAGGGCTATTATTTGCGATCCTAAGATGATTGTTCTAGATGAAGGGACATCAGGGCTTGATCCAGAAACAAAAAACAATATGATTAGACTAATTCAAAGACTCCAGACTAGTCAAAATATTACATTTATCATGATTACCCATGACATAAGTATAGCTCAAAGGTTAGCATCCCATATCGTTATCCTAAAAGAAGGGATGGTGATAGAGGATGTAGAGGAGTTTGAGGATATGTACCAGCTTAAAAGCGGTTATGCAAAACAGCTTATAGATGCAGTACCTAAATTAAAATATATAGGAGGACTAAAATGA
- a CDS encoding ABC transporter ATP-binding protein translates to MGLLKINDLKVEWGNRVLIDSMNLSIKKGEILAVVGKSGSGKTMTFKATTGLLASKQFKVSGKIDWNNKVYSPRDMSVFLGKEISYVMQNPMTAFNPVITIGSHCRETLTYHLNISKKEADNIAKKWFEKLRLMEFDRIFSSYCYELSGGMLQRVMLALAMSVESKIIIADEPTTALDTITQKEIVSELKILNESYGVTIVFISHDFAVLSQIADNVAVISGGKLLEYGSTEKILTSPQSKLTKIMLKELIDYA, encoded by the coding sequence ATGGGGCTGTTGAAGATCAATGATCTTAAAGTAGAGTGGGGTAATAGAGTTTTGATTGATTCTATGAATCTATCGATAAAAAAAGGCGAAATTTTAGCTGTAGTTGGAAAGTCCGGGAGTGGTAAAACAATGACATTCAAAGCCACCACCGGGCTATTAGCATCAAAGCAATTCAAAGTTTCAGGGAAAATAGATTGGAATAATAAAGTATATTCACCAAGGGATATGTCAGTTTTTTTAGGAAAAGAAATTTCCTATGTAATGCAAAATCCCATGACGGCCTTTAATCCAGTTATTACTATAGGCTCCCATTGCCGAGAAACCCTTACATATCATTTGAATATAAGTAAAAAAGAGGCGGACAATATAGCAAAAAAATGGTTTGAGAAACTTAGATTAATGGAATTTGATAGAATATTTTCAAGCTATTGCTATGAACTGAGTGGGGGAATGCTGCAAAGAGTTATGTTAGCTTTAGCTATGTCCGTAGAAAGTAAAATCATAATAGCCGATGAGCCAACCACTGCATTGGATACAATTACCCAAAAAGAAATAGTTTCAGAGCTTAAAATACTTAATGAAAGTTATGGAGTCACTATTGTTTTCATATCCCATGATTTTGCTGTTCTAAGTCAGATAGCAGATAATGTTGCTGTTATTTCTGGTGGGAAGCTTTTAGAATATGGAAGTACAGAAAAAATTCTAACCTCGCCACAATCAAAATTAACTAAAATAATGCTGAAGGAACTGATTGACTATGCTTGA
- a CDS encoding ABC transporter permease, translating into MKEFFRNKQCTLGLLILCMIIAFGIIYPMISNHDPFEISSGDKFKTISEAYPLGTDGFGRCVLTRIAVGTKYSLGVSFVIIGGISIISLFLGTIPTYFGGRADRIFVAICDVIMAFPQMVFVLVLIGIIGKGIVNLMLSMVIAQWAWYAKFVRGYVLEEKNKGYVKAAVACGTGSLQIILRHIIPNILPAFIVYVSVGMGRIILELSAFSFLGLGVSPSIPEWGAMLNESRKHIFSQPQLMLYPGLFIFFTAIGFNLLGDGLRDLFDKKKGDIHGAVEDQ; encoded by the coding sequence ATGAAGGAATTTTTTAGAAATAAACAATGTACCCTTGGTTTACTGATTTTATGTATGATTATTGCTTTTGGTATCATATATCCTATGATCTCAAACCATGATCCCTTTGAAATTTCATCTGGAGATAAGTTCAAAACCATATCTGAGGCGTATCCCCTAGGGACAGATGGCTTCGGAAGATGTGTACTTACAAGGATAGCTGTGGGAACAAAATATTCCCTGGGAGTATCCTTTGTTATTATAGGGGGCATATCCATTATAAGTCTGTTTTTAGGAACCATACCTACTTATTTTGGGGGAAGGGCTGATCGTATATTTGTAGCAATTTGTGATGTGATTATGGCATTTCCCCAGATGGTTTTTGTACTTGTACTTATTGGCATTATTGGTAAAGGTATTGTTAATTTAATGTTATCCATGGTAATTGCCCAATGGGCTTGGTACGCTAAGTTTGTAAGGGGATATGTTTTAGAGGAAAAAAATAAGGGCTATGTAAAGGCAGCAGTAGCCTGTGGAACAGGAAGCCTACAAATTATTTTACGGCATATTATTCCTAACATACTACCGGCATTCATTGTGTATGTAAGTGTAGGTATGGGGAGAATCATTTTGGAACTTTCAGCATTTTCCTTTTTAGGACTTGGTGTAAGTCCATCTATTCCAGAATGGGGTGCTATGCTGAATGAAAGTAGAAAGCATATATTTTCACAGCCCCAGTTAATGCTTTATCCTGGGTTATTTATATTTTTTACTGCAATAGGCTTTAATTTATTGGGGGATGGGCTTAGAGATTTATTTGATAAAAAGAAAGGTGATATACATGGGGCTGTTGAAGATCAATGA
- a CDS encoding ABC transporter permease yields the protein MENTKHIKVRRFIFKRVISLVLVLLGITMLCFFLLNLSPIDATDAYIHKHMMPPNEETVQKIQAQLGLNRPLHERYLMWLQNAATLNFGDSFVTGKPIVKEITVCFGRTLKLVVGAVLIMLSSSIVLGILSALQRDKIADQAIRGISLMGMSVPSYWMGLMLIYLFSIKLKLLPFVFDDSLRSYVLPSISLGIPFIATYTRMVRTNILEKLDEDFVTYARARGIPGYKIMTKHILKSSSVSLISLLGQNIGNILAGTAIIETVFSIKGLGRYGIDAIFARDNPAVNAYVVIIAFSFALVNLLSDIIAIKLDKRVGENSLL from the coding sequence ATGGAAAATACGAAGCATATAAAAGTCAGAAGATTTATATTTAAGAGAGTTATTTCCCTAGTATTAGTGCTTTTAGGTATTACTATGCTTTGCTTTTTTCTACTGAATTTATCTCCAATAGATGCTACTGATGCATATATACATAAGCATATGATGCCGCCAAATGAAGAAACCGTACAAAAAATACAGGCTCAGTTGGGACTAAACAGACCACTCCATGAAAGATACCTAATGTGGCTACAAAATGCTGCTACCCTTAATTTTGGAGATTCCTTCGTGACTGGGAAGCCCATAGTAAAGGAAATAACAGTGTGTTTTGGTAGAACCCTAAAGCTGGTAGTAGGAGCAGTACTGATTATGCTTTCTTCATCTATTGTTTTAGGTATATTGTCGGCACTCCAAAGGGATAAAATAGCAGATCAAGCCATCAGAGGAATTTCATTGATGGGCATGTCAGTTCCCTCTTATTGGATGGGACTTATGCTTATATATCTTTTTTCTATAAAATTAAAGCTTTTACCCTTTGTATTTGATGATAGCCTCCGAAGCTATGTTTTGCCTAGTATTTCTTTAGGTATCCCATTTATTGCTACGTATACGAGGATGGTAAGAACTAATATTTTAGAAAAACTCGATGAAGACTTTGTTACATATGCAAGGGCAAGGGGAATACCGGGCTATAAAATTATGACAAAGCATATCCTAAAAAGTTCTAGTGTGTCACTAATTTCTCTTTTGGGCCAAAATATTGGTAATATTTTGGCGGGTACAGCAATAATTGAAACGGTGTTTTCTATAAAGGGATTGGGAAGATACGGCATTGATGCCATATTTGCGAGGGATAATCCAGCAGTCAATGCTTATGTAGTTATCATTGCATTTTCCTTTGCACTGGTAAATCTATTATCGGATATTATTGCTATCAAGCTGGATAAGAGGGTAGGTGAAAACAGTCTGCTATGA
- a CDS encoding ABC transporter ATP-binding protein/permease yields MFNSVERIIKLSGTFSSKVKKGIAYGILQSAFSCAPLMFMFFFIRDMVGKSLSKTNIYIYTFTFAICIFLQYLFHFKETSTISSVGYEVIAQKRKDICEFLKKMPMGDFMGRSLGEINAIVTNELTQIELYAMQLVSKVVSSVTTLVVTILFLGVLNIPMTIAFFIGFPISFMLNKVIRRMYAHSAKVKLEAESNLINHTVEYIQGMATVKAYNNQKNHHERMGKVFRQFADKTIKEDAKIIPLLQGYAMFMYLGLGVVLCLGSYLLIDKSIDFSIFLMFSVIGIHIYQPFEILSSYSGTLKGMEVSLDRVEHLMNFKPMEEPEKDIECTSFDVEFSNVYFGYNEKPILKNLSFIAPQNTLTAIVGASGSGKTTLIQLMMRFWDTDSGEIKLGGRNIREYRIETLMKYISVVFQDNYLFNDTIYNNIRYGNEKAAKEEIEAAARLACCHDFIEKLPNGYKTMVGEGGTTLSGGQRQRIAIARAIIKDSPIIILDEATSGVAPVNEVDIQRAISQLVKGKTVFVIAHKFSSITNADQILVLDNGVLKEKGTHQGLTRKNGIYHSLWKRQLGVNEWKIRSI; encoded by the coding sequence ATGTTTAATTCTGTTGAAAGAATAATAAAACTGTCGGGAACCTTTAGCTCAAAGGTTAAAAAAGGAATAGCATATGGAATTTTACAAAGTGCTTTTTCTTGTGCGCCCCTTATGTTTATGTTTTTCTTTATAAGAGATATGGTAGGTAAATCCTTATCAAAAACAAATATTTATATATACACATTTACATTTGCTATATGTATTTTTCTACAATACCTTTTTCATTTTAAGGAAACATCAACTATTAGTAGTGTAGGATATGAAGTAATTGCCCAAAAAAGAAAAGACATATGCGAATTTCTTAAAAAAATGCCTATGGGAGATTTTATGGGTAGAAGTCTTGGAGAAATAAATGCCATTGTAACCAATGAGCTTACACAGATTGAGCTTTACGCTATGCAGCTTGTATCTAAGGTAGTAAGTAGTGTTACAACCCTGGTAGTAACCATACTATTTTTAGGGGTATTGAATATTCCTATGACTATTGCTTTTTTTATAGGTTTTCCCATTTCTTTTATGCTTAATAAAGTTATCAGGCGTATGTATGCCCACTCTGCGAAGGTAAAGCTAGAAGCAGAAAGTAATTTAATAAATCATACCGTGGAATATATTCAAGGTATGGCAACGGTAAAAGCTTACAATAATCAAAAAAATCATCATGAACGTATGGGGAAGGTTTTTCGACAATTTGCGGATAAAACCATTAAAGAAGATGCAAAAATCATTCCTTTACTTCAAGGATATGCCATGTTTATGTATCTAGGACTTGGAGTAGTTTTATGCCTAGGCAGCTATTTACTAATAGATAAAAGTATTGATTTTAGCATATTTTTGATGTTTTCTGTCATAGGCATTCATATTTATCAGCCCTTTGAAATTTTATCGTCCTATTCAGGGACACTTAAAGGAATGGAGGTGAGTCTTGATAGAGTGGAACATCTAATGAACTTTAAACCCATGGAGGAACCAGAGAAGGATATTGAATGTACATCCTTTGATGTAGAATTTTCAAATGTATACTTTGGATATAATGAGAAGCCTATTCTTAAAAATCTTTCTTTTATTGCACCTCAAAATACATTAACTGCAATTGTCGGGGCTTCTGGTAGCGGAAAAACAACCTTGATACAGCTTATGATGAGATTTTGGGATACGGATAGTGGGGAGATAAAGCTTGGTGGTAGAAATATTCGCGAGTATAGAATTGAAACCCTTATGAAATATATATCCGTAGTGTTTCAAGATAATTACCTTTTTAATGATACCATATACAATAATATAAGATATGGTAATGAGAAAGCTGCCAAGGAAGAAATTGAAGCAGCAGCTAGACTCGCTTGCTGTCATGATTTTATTGAAAAGCTTCCAAATGGCTACAAAACAATGGTAGGAGAAGGTGGAACGACTTTATCAGGTGGTCAGCGTCAAAGAATTGCCATTGCAAGGGCCATCATAAAGGATTCACCTATTATCATATTAGATGAGGCAACTAGCGGAGTTGCTCCAGTCAACGAGGTAGATATCCAAAGAGCAATATCCCAGTTAGTAAAAGGAAAAACGGTTTTCGTTATTGCCCATAAATTTTCCTCTATTACTAATGCGGACCAAATTCTTGTTTTAGACAATGGTGTATTAAAGGAAAAGGGAACACATCAAGGGTTAACCAGAAAAAATGGAATTTATCATTCCTTGTGGAAACGCCAGTTAGGGGTGAATGAATGGAAAATACGAAGCATATAA
- a CDS encoding ABC transporter ATP-binding protein/permease yields MISSIKGLINICLQEKRKFSFSVVFGFISVIFSIIPYYCTFRVITEIYYSNYQIRNYIIWAILGIIMRFSCFAISSYISHMATADLLYGIRLEMLNKLEGLSLGVVMQGNSGYYKKLIVEDVEGLEKFLAHHVPEVSSSLGVPIAVGILLFALDWRMALATVIIIPIAYKILSGMMQGSEEKMENYSKSLMDMNFSIIEYIQGMTVIKSFNKTDVARAKIETTVDNFKYHVLDWYKACWKYMSGFSILIKANLLVLLPTAGLLFLKGKIDISTIIFFFLMSFSFSVPLVKLGEFTDTMPMISQSYEQIKQFLSMEELKNCKKTVKFKNHSIEFKNVSFSYEDDKQVIKDISFVARGGELTALVGESGCGKSTIAKLAARFWDVDSGEILIGGIPVKEIPFQQLMDNISFVFQDTIIFHDTLRNNIRMGKPDATDEEIMEAAKLASCKDLVTQKGLDTVIGGTDIKLSGGEKQRIAIARAILKDAPIIILDEATASCDAESQMEIQSAISNLSKNKTVLVIAHRLSTIEDANKIIALSEGIVKEEGLHFQLLAINGLYHNMYKKYQESLNFKINREEAWEYV; encoded by the coding sequence ATGATTAGTAGTATTAAAGGGCTGATAAATATATGCCTGCAGGAAAAAAGAAAATTTTCATTTTCTGTGGTATTTGGATTTATTTCAGTAATTTTTTCTATTATTCCTTATTATTGTACCTTTAGGGTCATTACGGAGATTTATTACTCAAACTATCAAATACGTAATTATATTATTTGGGCAATCCTAGGTATCATAATGCGATTTAGTTGTTTTGCTATATCCTCTTATATCTCCCATATGGCTACAGCGGATTTGCTATATGGCATTCGTTTAGAAATGCTCAATAAATTGGAAGGCCTATCCCTGGGAGTTGTGATGCAAGGGAATAGCGGTTATTATAAGAAGCTCATAGTGGAAGATGTAGAAGGTCTTGAGAAATTTCTAGCACATCATGTTCCAGAGGTATCATCTAGCCTGGGAGTACCAATAGCGGTTGGCATTTTATTGTTTGCTTTAGATTGGAGAATGGCTTTGGCAACGGTAATTATTATACCGATTGCATATAAAATATTATCTGGAATGATGCAAGGCAGTGAAGAGAAAATGGAAAATTATTCAAAATCTTTAATGGATATGAATTTTTCTATTATAGAGTATATCCAAGGAATGACAGTTATTAAATCCTTTAATAAGACAGATGTGGCTAGGGCAAAGATTGAAACTACTGTGGATAATTTTAAATATCACGTTTTAGATTGGTACAAAGCTTGTTGGAAATATATGTCTGGATTTTCTATTTTAATAAAAGCCAATCTATTAGTTCTCTTACCAACGGCTGGATTATTATTTCTAAAGGGTAAAATCGATATTAGTACTATCATTTTCTTTTTTTTGATGTCCTTTTCCTTTTCTGTTCCACTTGTAAAGCTTGGTGAATTTACTGACACCATGCCAATGATTAGTCAATCCTATGAACAGATAAAGCAATTCCTATCCATGGAAGAGCTGAAAAACTGTAAAAAAACAGTTAAGTTTAAAAATCATTCTATCGAATTTAAGAATGTAAGTTTTAGCTATGAAGATGATAAACAGGTTATTAAGGACATATCCTTTGTAGCTCGTGGGGGAGAATTAACTGCATTGGTAGGAGAATCGGGATGTGGTAAAAGTACAATTGCCAAGCTTGCTGCACGATTTTGGGATGTAGATTCCGGGGAAATCTTAATTGGAGGGATACCCGTTAAAGAGATACCCTTCCAGCAGCTTATGGATAATATTAGTTTTGTCTTCCAAGATACCATTATTTTTCATGATACCCTAAGAAACAATATTAGAATGGGCAAGCCCGATGCCACAGATGAAGAAATTATGGAGGCAGCAAAGCTTGCATCCTGTAAGGATTTAGTTACACAAAAAGGGCTAGATACTGTTATTGGAGGTACAGATATAAAATTATCCGGTGGGGAAAAGCAACGTATTGCAATAGCTAGAGCAATTTTGAAGGATGCACCAATTATTATTCTAGACGAAGCAACTGCTTCTTGCGATGCAGAAAGCCAAATGGAGATTCAGTCAGCTATATCTAATTTGTCGAAAAATAAAACGGTGTTGGTAATTGCCCATAGATTATCTACCATTGAGGATGCCAATAAAATTATAGCACTTTCAGAGGGAATAGTTAAAGAAGAAGGGCTTCATTTCCAGCTATTAGCTATCAATGGACTATATCACAATATGTATAAAAAATACCAGGAATCCCTTAACTTTAAAATTAATAGGGAGGAGGCGTGGGAATATGTTTAA
- a CDS encoding AraC family transcriptional regulator, translating into MNENFIVTNADDFYKFFVQECKFESEKAGMYERYYVNPEFGEGCIEQIRFKNGLELCITDLYLKKSIGFEYHLIDPPYEINYMIEGNLFHNEVLARDMNLSSGNMSVYFREEMCGIFKLVEGRRIKYITIIADERFVSDSLLNTEYHQDLNEFKRSSRAIDLTKPHKPRMELTSIFNQMMACDFSNIGKLMYLQSKSIEALSLIWEKEINLLKLEDNSVFLDKQAKDAIEQARLLIEENIVEPYTIHQLAKEVHLNEYKLKKGFKQLYNMTIFGYLKHIRMVKAKELLQQKDLNIGEVSCAVGYSNASHFARNFREFYGENPKHFRFGA; encoded by the coding sequence GTGAATGAAAATTTCATAGTTACCAATGCCGATGATTTTTATAAGTTCTTTGTTCAAGAATGTAAATTTGAAAGTGAAAAGGCTGGCATGTATGAACGGTATTATGTAAATCCTGAATTTGGAGAAGGCTGCATAGAACAAATACGGTTTAAAAATGGATTGGAGCTGTGCATCACGGATTTATATCTGAAAAAATCTATAGGATTTGAGTATCACCTCATCGATCCACCCTATGAAATCAATTATATGATTGAAGGAAATTTGTTTCATAATGAAGTCTTGGCTAGGGATATGAATCTAAGTAGCGGAAACATGAGTGTTTATTTTAGAGAAGAAATGTGCGGAATATTTAAACTTGTTGAAGGTAGAAGAATTAAATACATAACCATTATTGCTGACGAACGCTTTGTGTCTGATAGTCTTTTAAATACTGAATATCATCAAGATTTAAATGAATTCAAACGATCCTCTAGGGCAATTGATTTGACTAAACCACATAAACCAAGAATGGAACTGACATCGATTTTTAACCAAATGATGGCATGTGATTTTTCTAATATTGGAAAACTGATGTATTTGCAAAGTAAGTCAATAGAGGCATTATCCCTTATATGGGAAAAAGAGATTAATCTATTAAAGCTTGAAGATAATTCAGTGTTTCTTGATAAGCAGGCTAAGGATGCAATTGAGCAAGCTAGATTATTGATTGAAGAAAACATAGTTGAGCCATATACAATTCATCAATTAGCTAAGGAAGTGCATTTAAATGAGTATAAATTAAAAAAAGGATTTAAACAGCTTTATAATATGACGATTTTTGGATATTTAAAACATATACGAATGGTCAAAGCCAAGGAGTTATTACAGCAAAAGGACTTAAACATTGGAGAAGTTTCATGTGCTGTAGGATACAGCAATGCCAGTCATTTTGCAAGAAATTTTAGGGAGTTTTACGGAGAAAATCCAAAACATTTTCGTTTTGGAGCATAA